The following are encoded together in the Thermosipho japonicus genome:
- a CDS encoding Na(+)/H(+) antiporter subunit B, whose amino-acid sequence MTIVIIFVGILMIISAIYAVEAKKMLDSFISLSLLSLLSVFLFVIMKAPDVAITEAAVGAGLTTAVLILALQRVGGDGK is encoded by the coding sequence ATGACTATTGTCATTATATTCGTCGGAATATTAATGATTATTTCTGCCATTTATGCAGTAGAAGCAAAAAAAATGCTGGATTCATTTATATCATTATCACTTTTAAGTTTGTTATCAGTTTTTTTGTTTGTAATAATGAAGGCTCCCGATGTTGCAATTACAGAAGCTGCAGTTGGAGCTGGTCTTACTACAGCTGTTTTAATCTTGGCATTACAAAGAGTCGGTGGTGATGGAAAATGA
- a CDS encoding Na(+)/H(+) antiporter subunit B, translating into MRRVFSILIVLGLILFFVNSLSILPEYGKVKLSKVSSAYINKSVNGNSEKVKFGESKDLEDGSANVVTSIVVNYRSFDTLGEVTVLFTSALGVGLILHGYKRKKYGRQPNFILRISVGILLPLILLFGAYIFIHGHLTPGGGFPGGTIIAAGILLLYLSNEEYDLSKASKFVESTAGSLYVIVGLTGLAISGIFLLNFLPTGVVGNLFSAGIVPIVYILIGFKVGAELSGIIADLHREEG; encoded by the coding sequence ATGAGAAGAGTATTTTCAATTCTTATAGTGTTAGGATTGATTTTATTTTTTGTAAATTCTCTTTCTATTCTACCTGAATATGGGAAAGTTAAACTTTCAAAAGTTTCCAGTGCATATATAAATAAAAGTGTTAATGGAAACAGTGAAAAAGTTAAATTTGGTGAATCAAAAGATTTAGAAGATGGTTCTGCTAATGTAGTTACATCTATAGTAGTCAACTATAGATCTTTTGATACACTTGGTGAAGTAACTGTATTATTCACATCTGCATTAGGCGTTGGATTAATATTACATGGCTATAAAAGAAAAAAATACGGAAGACAACCTAACTTTATTCTAAGAATTTCTGTAGGTATTTTGCTCCCATTAATTCTTTTATTTGGTGCTTATATATTTATCCACGGACATCTTACACCTGGTGGCGGGTTTCCCGGAGGTACAATAATTGCTGCCGGTATTTTACTATTGTATCTTTCTAACGAAGAATATGATCTTTCTAAAGCTTCCAAATTTGTCGAAAGTACTGCAGGAAGTTTATATGTAATAGTCGGTTTAACAGGATTAGCAATTTCAGGTATTTTCTTATTAAACTTCCTCCCAACGGGAGTAGTTGGTAATTTGTTTAGTGCTGGGATAGTACCAATAGTGTACATATTAATTGGTTTTAAAGTAGGTGCCGAACTTTCAGGAATAATTGCGGATTTACACAGGGAGGAGGGATGA
- a CDS encoding sodium:proton antiporter encodes MVYYISFILIGVGIYGILTQKNLFKTLVSLTIIDTAINILIISLGYIEGCDVPIYSKYTQSTNFVDPLPQALVLTAIVIGVGTLALGASLLIRVYEKYGTLDTEEIAVKEARK; translated from the coding sequence ATGGTTTATTATATTTCTTTTATATTAATAGGAGTAGGAATTTATGGAATACTGACTCAAAAAAACTTATTTAAAACATTAGTATCATTAACAATAATTGATACCGCAATTAACATTCTTATAATTTCACTTGGTTACATTGAAGGATGTGATGTGCCAATTTATTCAAAATATACACAATCAACTAACTTTGTTGATCCACTCCCACAAGCATTGGTACTTACAGCAATTGTCATAGGCGTAGGTACTTTAGCATTAGGTGCTTCTCTATTAATTAGAGTATATGAAAAATATGGAACTTTAGATACTGAAGAAATCGCCGTTAAGGAGGCGAGAAAATGA
- a CDS encoding complex I subunit 5 family protein: MTALLIAIPLISAFIFVPFKEKSKYILPFIVLANIILLFNLPLDTAEFMGGWKAPFGIVLVLDSASFYTLLVVNIIFLLISLMPQITDKGLSIILLILLASTNGLILTGDIFNSFVFMEITAAEAYIIGSSKKNYYGAYKYLIVGSIAGGFYLLGAIYSYLGTGSLNFADISLNMKESFLPYVALMLFIGLAVESKILPLAGWVPDVYASGSPLTPAILGTGVTFTMIYLLSRIFITVLNGYFLDVIYIFGLLTLILAEIAAFKQEKLLKALAFSSIAQAGLVLSVISLNTYDSLKAGYFHLLNDATAKIILFVIAATIVGSFMKNKTAGISFSIASFSLIGFPLFAGFRSKLLILQSSFESGNYILPAALLFSTIIEAAYLLKWNIHLWYENNEKSERIPWNIVLITLILSLFIIYIGLFPDTYLKIAENITNGLMNYKAYVTTVLGGM; the protein is encoded by the coding sequence ATGACAGCTTTATTAATTGCTATTCCCTTAATTTCTGCTTTCATATTTGTACCATTTAAAGAAAAATCAAAATATATTCTTCCATTTATCGTATTAGCCAACATCATTTTATTATTTAATCTTCCACTTGATACTGCAGAATTTATGGGCGGTTGGAAAGCTCCATTTGGAATAGTATTAGTACTTGATTCTGCAAGCTTTTATACTTTATTAGTCGTTAATATTATTTTCTTACTTATCTCCCTAATGCCACAAATAACAGATAAAGGTTTGTCAATAATCTTATTAATTTTATTAGCCTCTACAAATGGTCTAATATTAACAGGTGATATATTTAATTCATTTGTATTTATGGAAATCACAGCAGCTGAAGCATACATTATTGGTTCTTCAAAGAAAAATTATTATGGAGCATATAAATATTTGATTGTTGGAAGTATTGCTGGTGGTTTCTACCTCTTAGGTGCAATATATTCATATCTTGGAACTGGATCATTAAATTTTGCAGATATTTCTTTAAATATGAAAGAGTCATTCCTTCCTTATGTTGCACTTATGTTATTTATTGGACTTGCTGTTGAATCAAAAATACTTCCATTAGCTGGATGGGTTCCAGATGTTTATGCTTCAGGTTCACCACTTACTCCTGCAATTTTGGGTACTGGAGTTACATTTACAATGATTTATCTATTAAGTAGAATTTTTATTACTGTACTTAATGGATATTTTCTTGACGTAATTTATATCTTTGGATTATTAACTCTTATTTTAGCTGAAATTGCAGCATTTAAACAAGAAAAATTATTAAAAGCATTGGCATTTTCATCTATTGCTCAAGCAGGTTTAGTTTTAAGCGTTATTTCTTTAAACACTTATGATTCATTAAAAGCTGGATATTTCCATCTCCTTAATGATGCAACGGCAAAGATAATTTTATTTGTAATAGCTGCAACAATTGTTGGCAGCTTTATGAAAAACAAAACTGCTGGAATTTCATTTAGTATTGCTTCTTTTTCCTTGATTGGTTTCCCATTATTTGCAGGCTTTAGAAGTAAATTGTTAATTTTACAAAGTTCATTCGAAAGTGGAAACTATATTTTACCAGCAGCATTACTATTCTCAACTATTATTGAAGCAGCTTACTTATTAAAATGGAATATACATCTTTGGTACGAAAACAATGAAAAATCAGAAAGAATTCCTTGGAATATAGTTCTAATCACTTTAATATTATCGTTATTCATAATATACATTGGATTGTTCCCAGATACATATTTAAAAATTGCTGAAAATATAACAAACGGCTTAATGAACTACAAAGCTTATGTAACTACAGTTCTGGGAGGGATGTAA
- a CDS encoding proton-conducting transporter membrane subunit, translating into MISITNLILVFLFGSLISYLLTKANKVLGSIFNFLLSFYALYYVWNIEVGHYEKLFNIFPNIENSLKVTYLGKFFAIISLIVISLVSFFIIEWIRKKPSRPAAFNAFILIMIAGVIGVFFSNDLLTLYVFWEIAVLGSFLIVPMGKEESKKAAVIYAVTSAIGSYMYLFATFSIYSKYGVLSFDKVSSYLLNEPSNLFKWFVILFIASAGIAKSGIFPLHTWLRITHGNAPDAFSAILSGQLVKMGSYVLAISLSVFPSTMLFNAFYHGVPLINYLLIWLGNISIIIGTFMAIRQNDMKQLIAYSSIANGGYILVGLGVMNSIGYAGGLFHVFNHAIAAAMIFLSFAAVVYRTGTTKIDEMGGLIWRMPWTFVTYLVGIISLAGIPPTSGFISKWMIFNALLTKGMFITLAITFIGSVGSFLYVFRPLAGVFLGQLKKKHYEVKEVSPIMLIPMLILVTLTVFIGIYPKPVLDLIASIERNIGIKPIEYSGTIIKTSLGQWNTLTVFTMFATGFIIALILHLIFPKGKKVELTDQYTGGDYLYNYDLYHYATGFYKFIERLYDKHPSFEKLYNMLASFFKSMGEIVNGIIYKVSPSGYVFWISIVILILFWVRW; encoded by the coding sequence ATGATTTCTATTACAAATCTAATATTAGTGTTTCTGTTTGGTTCTTTAATTAGTTATCTACTAACAAAAGCAAACAAAGTTTTAGGTTCTATATTTAACTTTCTTCTTTCATTTTACGCATTATATTACGTTTGGAACATTGAAGTAGGTCACTATGAAAAATTATTCAACATTTTTCCAAATATTGAAAACTCACTAAAAGTGACATATTTAGGCAAGTTTTTCGCTATTATAAGTTTAATAGTTATTTCATTAGTTTCATTTTTCATAATTGAATGGATAAGAAAAAAACCTTCAAGACCAGCTGCTTTTAATGCTTTTATATTAATTATGATAGCTGGAGTAATTGGAGTATTCTTTTCAAATGATCTTTTAACATTATATGTTTTCTGGGAAATTGCAGTTTTAGGTTCATTCTTAATAGTTCCAATGGGCAAAGAAGAATCTAAAAAGGCAGCAGTAATTTATGCAGTAACAAGTGCCATTGGAAGCTATATGTACCTTTTTGCAACATTTTCTATTTATAGCAAATACGGTGTACTTTCTTTTGACAAAGTATCAAGTTATTTGTTGAATGAGCCATCAAACTTATTTAAATGGTTTGTAATTCTATTTATTGCTAGTGCAGGAATAGCAAAAAGTGGTATTTTCCCATTGCATACCTGGTTGAGAATAACACATGGTAATGCTCCAGATGCATTTAGTGCAATATTATCTGGTCAACTAGTTAAAATGGGATCATATGTTCTTGCAATTTCTCTATCTGTATTTCCTTCGACAATGCTATTCAATGCTTTCTATCATGGTGTACCTTTAATTAATTATCTTCTTATTTGGTTAGGAAATATTTCGATAATAATAGGAACTTTTATGGCAATAAGACAAAATGACATGAAACAATTAATTGCTTATTCTTCTATCGCAAATGGTGGTTACATTCTAGTTGGGCTTGGAGTAATGAATTCAATTGGTTATGCCGGAGGACTTTTTCATGTTTTTAACCATGCTATTGCAGCTGCGATGATCTTTTTATCATTTGCTGCAGTAGTTTATCGAACAGGCACAACCAAGATTGATGAAATGGGTGGTTTAATCTGGAGAATGCCTTGGACTTTTGTAACTTATCTTGTAGGAATAATTTCATTAGCTGGAATTCCTCCTACAAGTGGTTTTATATCAAAATGGATGATATTTAATGCTCTATTAACAAAGGGAATGTTTATTACATTAGCAATTACATTTATTGGAAGTGTCGGATCATTTTTATACGTTTTTAGACCACTTGCAGGTGTATTTTTAGGTCAATTAAAGAAAAAACATTATGAAGTAAAAGAAGTATCACCTATAATGTTAATTCCTATGTTAATACTTGTTACTTTAACGGTATTTATTGGAATTTATCCAAAACCTGTACTTGACTTAATAGCATCGATTGAAAGAAATATTGGTATCAAACCAATAGAATATAGTGGTACAATTATAAAAACTTCTTTAGGTCAGTGGAATACTTTAACAGTATTTACAATGTTTGCAACTGGATTTATTATTGCTCTTATTTTACACCTTATTTTCCCAAAGGGTAAAAAAGTTGAATTGACTGATCAATATACTGGAGGAGATTATCTATATAATTACGATTTATATCACTACGCAACAGGATTCTACAAATTTATTGAAAGATTATATGATAAACATCCATCATTCGAAAAACTCTATAATATGTTAGCATCATTTTTCAAAAGTATGGGTGAAATAGTTAATGGAATAATTTATAAAGTTAGCCCAAGTGGATACGTATTCTGGATTTCAATTGTAATCCTCATTTTATTCTGGGTGAGGTGGTAG
- a CDS encoding respiratory chain complex I subunit 1 family protein: MTILKVAAVLLTGFFFGLTLEGISRKVMARIQRRYGPPWYQNFLDVFKALSKIGISHGWIFDFGILMALGGVIATLAFVPLGNLVAFPGLDNLFIIVYLFAVGALGMAMGMVGSGNPNASIGVARALTQMLGYEIPYMISVAAVMYYYKTASVSTLMLSQQDKWTLFKMPIGGIVAFISLLGMLGKKPFDTPIAPAEIASGPMVELSAKYMGLLMLMHTFSIFVEVGLFVDIFLGVSNYWTFLLKFTVVWIFATLISSVLPRFRIEQVVKFYWKVPLSLAFIQALFVLIGWVF; encoded by the coding sequence ATGACTATACTTAAGGTAGCAGCAGTATTATTGACAGGATTCTTTTTTGGATTAACATTAGAGGGAATTTCAAGAAAAGTTATGGCAAGGATACAAAGAAGGTATGGGCCACCCTGGTACCAAAACTTCTTAGATGTTTTCAAGGCTCTTTCTAAAATTGGAATTTCACACGGTTGGATTTTTGACTTTGGAATTTTGATGGCGCTTGGAGGAGTAATTGCTACACTTGCATTTGTGCCACTTGGAAATTTAGTCGCTTTTCCTGGACTGGACAATTTATTTATTATAGTATACCTATTTGCAGTTGGTGCACTGGGAATGGCAATGGGAATGGTTGGCTCAGGGAATCCAAACGCAAGTATTGGTGTTGCAAGGGCTTTGACACAAATGTTAGGTTATGAAATACCTTACATGATTTCCGTAGCCGCAGTAATGTATTACTATAAAACAGCTTCTGTATCAACATTAATGCTCTCACAACAAGATAAATGGACTTTATTTAAAATGCCAATAGGTGGTATTGTTGCATTTATTTCACTCTTGGGTATGTTAGGTAAAAAACCATTTGATACCCCAATAGCACCTGCTGAAATAGCTTCTGGGCCAATGGTTGAACTTTCAGCTAAATACATGGGCTTATTAATGTTAATGCATACTTTTTCAATTTTTGTTGAAGTTGGACTATTTGTAGACATTTTCTTAGGCGTAAGCAATTATTGGACTTTTCTCTTAAAGTTTACAGTTGTTTGGATCTTTGCAACTTTAATTTCATCTGTTTTGCCACGTTTTAGGATAGAACAAGTTGTTAAATTTTACTGGAAAGTTCCACTCAGTTTAGCTTTTATACAAGCATTGTTTGTATTAATCGGATGGGTATTTTAG
- a CDS encoding NuoB/complex I 20 kDa subunit family protein yields the protein MDERGIWEKIADKLRSKSLWMLHYCTGCGAMELPPTMTSRFDMERFGMGPMATPRQADILFITGYLNTKTLRRVIYTYEKMADPKYVIGFGSCTLNGGIYYDSYGTINKLDYYLPVDLYIAGCMPRPEALLEAFNELMRMIRNGEANGWKKYKENYEWYKNNQLRSLGEVYVHDEFHE from the coding sequence ATAGATGAAAGAGGTATTTGGGAAAAAATAGCTGATAAGCTTAGGAGCAAATCGCTCTGGATGCTTCACTATTGTACAGGCTGTGGAGCTATGGAACTTCCACCAACAATGACATCGAGATTTGATATGGAAAGATTTGGAATGGGTCCAATGGCTACACCAAGACAGGCTGATATCCTATTTATTACTGGATACTTAAATACAAAAACACTTAGAAGAGTTATCTATACATATGAAAAAATGGCCGATCCAAAATACGTAATTGGTTTTGGTTCTTGTACTTTAAACGGAGGCATATACTATGACTCATACGGAACTATAAATAAATTAGATTATTATCTTCCCGTTGATTTATATATTGCTGGATGTATGCCAAGACCTGAAGCACTTCTTGAAGCATTCAATGAACTAATGAGAATGATAAGAAACGGTGAAGCAAATGGATGGAAAAAATACAAAGAAAATTATGAATGGTATAAAAACAACCAGCTACGTTCATTAGGGGAGGTGTATGTACATGACGAATTCCATGAATGA
- a CDS encoding NADH-quinone oxidoreductase subunit C, with translation MTNSMNEVINNVKNIASQVVINEIDEREIKLELNEKEVINVLSYLKGNGFSHLSLMTVVDWIAENKFEIVYILFSWETGNKIIVSTKIDRKEAKFVTIKHLWPTARFYEREIHEFFGIEFKGNDDMKPLFLEIWDDIPPLRKDFDPLEYSKKKFPDREYEKDVIHEAKIIRGDING, from the coding sequence ATGACGAATTCCATGAATGAGGTAATTAATAATGTAAAAAATATCGCCAGTCAAGTAGTAATAAATGAAATTGATGAAAGAGAAATAAAATTAGAATTAAATGAAAAAGAAGTTATAAATGTCCTTTCTTATTTAAAAGGCAATGGTTTTTCTCACCTATCCCTTATGACTGTAGTTGATTGGATTGCAGAGAACAAATTTGAAATTGTTTATATATTATTCTCCTGGGAAACAGGAAATAAAATTATTGTATCAACAAAAATTGACAGAAAAGAAGCTAAATTTGTCACTATAAAACACTTATGGCCAACCGCAAGATTTTACGAAAGAGAAATCCACGAATTTTTTGGTATAGAGTTTAAAGGAAATGATGATATGAAACCCTTATTCTTAGAAATATGGGATGATATTCCACCACTAAGAAAAGACTTTGATCCATTAGAATATTCAAAGAAAAAATTCCCTGATAGAGAATATGAAAAAGATGTCATCCATGAGGCAAAAATCATAAGAGGTGATATAAATGGGTGA